In Hermetia illucens chromosome 1, iHerIll2.2.curated.20191125, whole genome shotgun sequence, one genomic interval encodes:
- the LOC119661174 gene encoding solute carrier family 12 member 8, whose translation MNEDDRSNYRRHEVDWNRYGLGSEDDYQYRARQRGGSGGFVDLGNEYQYGAGGHQASGANEIFADEQGDKPWWRTNFFISQPVLFGTWDGVFTSCLINVFGVIVFLRSGWMVAQAGVINAILIILSTVVIALVSVLSAVGICERCRVESGGVYFLIAHTLGSRFGGSLGLLYCFGQAVGCALNVMGFGESMAGLVGLEGNKWAIRGFAAAAVLLLGVINVAGVKWVIKLQFALLIVLLLSALDFMVGSFVGEDPEHGFDGWTSENMPKNAWPNYSDGYTWFTVFGVFFPTVTGVLSGINMSGDLRAPSTDIPNGTLAAFGTSTFLYLVFALFLGATCQRETLLKDFMIAVKVSAVEFLLLAGIYVSSMSSCLGAMYGTPRVLQSIANENVIPGIEILGKGRGPNKVPLYSMAVVASVTITFIIVGDINFLAPIVTMPFLLTYACIDYSYFALAQTFDIQNKREERFRIQAQSPSYETRRYGATQDYHDNDLDHLFPERTRHKNLQTPTNSPQHAPSTNNRPQQETDAVANNIGNSSTNHVDEVIFRDGTNSTNISNDNTATSSVTADDEPIAPIRPSIHSKTKNWYSGFCNRWASLLGACMKIVIMLLVNWYYAITCIVTVFIVWFYVGTANPAVKPGLTAEFRLFVWLKSIVFRCFGKRVHDYEQVVVQPSCTSLNVTSEQLNEENDDFSQRRRYHHSSVVQGHYVDEI comes from the exons GTGGCGCACAAATTTCTTCATATCACAACCCGTACTTTTCGGTACATGGGATGGTGTCTTCACTTCCTGCCTCATCAACGTGTTCGGTGTAATAGTATTCCTGCGATCGGGATGGATGGTTGCACAAGCTGGCGTCATAAACGCCATTCTAATTATACTCTCAACAGTTGTAATCGCCCTAGTCTCAGTTTTGTCAGCAGTAGGAATTTGTGAACGATGCCGAGTGGAAAGTGGTGGTGTATATTTTCTAATTGCTCACACGTTAGGATCACGTTTCGGAGGATCGCTTGGTCTATTATATTGTTTCGGTCAAGCTGTAGGCTGTGCATTGAATGTGATGGGTTTCGGTGAATCAATGGCCGGTTTAGTTGGACTTGAGGGCAACAAATGGGCGATAAGAGGATTCGCGGCAGCTGCTGTACTATTGTTAGGTGTTATTAATGTTGCGGGTGTGAAATGGGTTATCAAGTTACAATTCGCTTTGCTCATTGTTCTACTACTTTCGGCGTTGGATTTTATGGTTGGAAGTTTCGTTGGAGAGGATCCCG AGCATGGATTTGATGGATGGACAAGTGAAAACATGCCGAAGAATGCATGGCCTAATTATTCGGATGGATATACGTGGTTTACAGTATTTGGAGTTTTCTTTCCAACCGTGACGGGCGTTTTGTCAGGCATCAATATGAGTGGTGACTTACGTGCACCGTCGACCGACATTCCAAATGGGACTTTAGCAGCTTTTGGTACATC AACATTCCTTTATCTGGTTTTCGCCCTATTTCTGGGCGCTACTTGCCAAAGAGAAACCCTACTGAAAGACTTTATGATTGCTGTAAAAGTTTCAGCTGTTGAATTTCTATTGCTGGCTGGAATCTACGTTTCAAGTATGTCATCCTGCCTTGGGGCAATGTATGGAACACCACGCGTGCTGCAAAGTATAGCAAATGAAAATGTTATCCCAGGGATTGAAATCCTTGGAAAAGGG cGAGGTCCAAATAAGGTGCCACTCTATTCCATGGCTGTCGTTGCAAGCGTCACAATTACTTTCATTATTGTTGGAGACATAAACTTCCTTGCACCAATTGTGACAATGCCGTTTTTGCTTACATATGCGTGTATAGATTACTCCTATTTCGCTTTGGCACAAACATTTGATATTCAAAATAAACGGGAAGAACGTTTCCGCATTCAAGCGCAAAGTCCTTCATACGAAACCAGACGGTATGGAGCTACACAAGACTATCATGATAACGACTTGGATCATCTATTTCCGGAACGAACACGACATAAAAATTTACAG ACTCCAACAAATTCACCGCAACACGCGCCTTCAACTAATAACCGACCACAACAAGAGACTGATGCAGTAGCTAATAATATAGGCAACAGTAGCACAAATCACGTCGATGAAGTCATTTTCCGCGATGGAACCAATAGTACAAACATTTCAAACGACAATACAGCCACATCGTCTGTAACGGCTGATGATGAACCAATTGCTCCAATTCGACCGTCGATTCACTCAAAGACGAAAAACTGGTATTCGGGCTTTTGTAATCGATGGGCATCGTTATTAGGG GCGTGCATGAAAATTGTTATCATGCTTCTGGTGAATTGGTATTATGCGATTACTTGCATCGTGACTGTGTTTATCGTTTGGTTCTACGTGGGAACGGCAAATCCTGCTGTGAAGCCAGGACTTACGGCCGAATTTCGGCTGTTCGTGTGGCTGAAGAGTATAGTGTTTCGCTGTTTTGG AAAACGCGTCCACGATTATGAGCAAGTCGTCGTTCAGCCATCTTGTACCTCCTTGAACGTAACCTCAGAGCAGCTAAATGAAGAGAATGATGACTTCTCGCAACGAAGGCGGTATCATCATTCTTCCGTAGTGCAGGGGCACTATGTGGACGAAATCTAG